A genome region from Nycticebus coucang isolate mNycCou1 chromosome 4, mNycCou1.pri, whole genome shotgun sequence includes the following:
- the LOC128583099 gene encoding proteasome activator complex subunit 2-like yields MAKSCGVRPSGEALKQVDVFRQNLFQEAEEFLYRFLPQKIIYLNQLLQDDSLNVADLTSLRATLDIPIPDPPPKDDEMETDKQEKKEVPKCGFLPGNEKVLSLLALVKPEVWTLKEKCILVITWIQHLIPKIEDGNDFGVAIQEKVLERVNAVKTKVEGFQTTISKYFSERGDAVAKASKETHVIYRALVHERDEAVYGELRAMVLGLRAFYAELYHIIISNLEKIINPKGEEKPSMY; encoded by the coding sequence ATGGCCAAGTCTTGTGGAGTGCGCCCGAGTGGGGAGGCCCTCAAGCAGGTGGATGTCTTCAGGCAAAATCTtttccaggaggctgaggagtttCTCTACAGATTCTTGCCACAGAAAATCATATACCTGAACCAGCTCTTGCAAGATGACTCCCTCAATGTGGCTGACCTGACCTCCCTCCGGGCCACACTGGATATCCCCATTCCAGACCCCCCACCCAAGGATGATGAGATGGAAACAGATaagcaggagaagaaagaagtCCCTAAATGTGGATTTCTCCCTGGGAATGAGAAAGTCTTATCCCTGCTTGCCCTGGTTAAGCCAGAAGTCTGGACTCTCAAAGAGAAGTGCATTTTGGTGATTACATGGATCCAGCACCTGATCCCTAAGATTGAGGATGGAAATGATTTTGGGGTAGCAATCCAGGAGAAGGTTCTGGAGAGGGTTAATGCAGTCAAGACCAAAGTGGAAGGCTTCCAGACAACCATTTCCAAGTACTTCTCAGAACGTGGGGATGCTGTGGCTAAGGCCTCCAAGGAGACCCATGTAATTTACCGAGCCTTGGTGCACGAGCgagatgaggcagtgtatggggAGCTTAGGGCCATGGTGCTGGGCCTGAGGGCCTTCTATGCTGAGCTCTATCATATCATCATC